A genomic stretch from Phocoena phocoena chromosome 9, mPhoPho1.1, whole genome shotgun sequence includes:
- the LOC136127998 gene encoding diphthamide biosynthesis protein 3-like: MAVFHEVEIKDFQYDEVSEMYFYPCPCGDNFCITKEHTENGEDVATRPGCSLIIKAIYDKDRFTCGGTVPAPAPNEELVKCRRLRTPEPKLWGRSQAGKIKRDVTGFFTGTILTAHSCLVGHILHWLLESKLEPPRRQGKKPSGGQVFFFKSHTEEHND; this comes from the exons ATGGCAGTGTTTCATGAGGTGGAGATCAAGGACTTCCAATATGACGAGGTCTCGGAGATGTACTTCTACCCCTGCCCGTGTGGGGATAACTTCTGCATCACCAAGGAACATACGGAGAATGGGGAAGATGTGGCAACGCGCCCTGGCTGCTCTCTCATTATAAAAGCGATCTATGACAAAGATCGGTTTACATGTGGCGGGAcagtcccagcccctgcccccaacGAAGAACTAGTTAAATGCCGAAGACTCAGGACTCCAGAGCCTAAACTTTGGGGAAGGAGCCAAGCTGGGAAAATCAAACGCGACGTCACCGGCTTCTTCACGGGGACAATCCTTAC TGCCCACAGCTGCCTGGTGGGCCACATCCTCCACTGGCTCCTGGAATCCAAGCTGGAGCCTCCTCGGAGGCAGGGAAAGAAACCCTCAGGAggacaggtttttttctttaaaagccaCACTGAGGAGCACAACGATTAG
- the RHEB gene encoding GTP-binding protein Rheb, which translates to MPQSKSRKIAILGYRSVGKSSLTIQFVEGQFVDSYDPTIENTFTKLITVNGQEYHLQLVDTAGQDEYSIFPQTYSIDINGYILVYSVTSIKSFEVIKVIHGKLLDMVGKVQIPIMLVGNKKDLHMERVISYEEGKALAESWNAAFLESSAKENQTAVDVFRRIILEAEKIDGAASQGKSSCLVM; encoded by the exons GGAAATCCTCATTGACGATTCAGTTTGTTGAAGGCCAATTTGTTGATTCCTACGATCCAACCATAGAAAACA CTTTCACAAAATTGATCACAGTAAATGGACAAGAATATCATCTTCAACTTGTAGATACAGCTGGGCAG GATGAATATTCCATCTTTCCTCAGACATACTCCATAGATATTAATGGTTATATTCTTGTGTATTCTGTTACATCAATCAAAAG CTTTGAAGTGATCAAAGTTATCCATGGCAAACTGTTGGATATGGTGGGGAAAGTACA GATACCTATTATGTTGGTTGGGAATAAGAAAGACCTACATATGGAAAG gGTGATCAGTTATGAAGAAGGGAAAGCGTTAGCAGAATCTTGGAACGCAGCTTTTTTGGAGTCTTCTGCTAAAGAAAATCAG ACTGCTGTTGATGTTTTTAGAAGGATAATTTTGGAGGCAGAGAAAATTGACGGGGCCGCCTCACAAGGGAAGTCTTCCTGCTTGGTGATGTGA